CAGATCACTGGACCAGCTGAGTAGTACCACTGTTGATCATCAAACCCATGAAGAGAGTCCATTAAAATGCTGACAACATGCTACCTCTATTACTCAATAAGGCTACATTCATTCTTCCCGAGTTCCAGATAATCAAtgctaaaagaaaaaagagttgtGACCCCTTCGAAAGTTAAATAAAGACAAAAGAGCGCTTAAAATGGAACAGAGCGGGAGTTGAAAAGTTGGTTTGTGCATATATAATTTCAATCATTGATgataattccaaattttatgcaatgaaagagacACTTAAAACTTATTCGACAGAAAAAGTGAAtataactttgaaatttttcaaaacctTGGAAATATCTTGCATCCGGTTGAGTTTCCCAAAATACCTCAAAATGGCATTCAAGTCCTGCACCTTCAGTAGACCGCCAAGCCTGCACAAAACTAAAAGACCTTAACCTCCTGAGATAAAGAAAGACAAGGAAAGAAATGACATTTGGCTGAAAGTGGAGGCACAAGAAATAGGCCAATTCGGCGGCTTTTTGCTCATTCTCATCAGTAATCGTCAAGGGAACGGCCCCTGTCCTTTGATTTCCATATAAAGGACACGACGAGCATAAATACCCTCTTTAACTTCGATTCAGATGGACTGAATATCTTTCATACGAAATCGTTGAAAGATGCGACGATTATTTCCAGGAAACATGCTTTCGAGACGTCTTTAGCATTAGATTCTGAGAGGGAACATACGAACTTGTGAAAGATGATTTCATCCTTTTTTCCCCTCAAGACATATAAAAGATTCATGCTTTATGGCATAAAATTCCATTTGGGATTCATTCTAAAATCTTCGAATGCCGCAACTGAACTCTCAAAATTCAATCTTGATTTCAAAAACGAACGCGCCGCATCGCCAATCAAACGAATCAAAGCACTTCACAAACAGCATCGAAACAGCGCGCAGGGCCATCGCGTTCTCCCGCTCAGTCAGGACCGGACCTTTCGAGCGCGGCGTCCAAATCGGGCGACTGCTGAATTTCGAGCACCGCGGCCTGCCTGGCCAGATAAGACTTGGAGCTATGTTTCCAGGCGGCGGGCGGAGGGCGGCGGGGGGCCGGCTCGGCTCGGTTCGGCTCGGCGAGGGCGGCGGGAGCCGAAGCGGAGAGAACCCGAGAGGACCGAGCGGCTGCTCTCGAAGGAGGAGGAACGGACGACGGACAGAGGAGCGGAGGAAGAGGGAGCGGCGGCGCCGGCGGGCGGGGGCGGAGGATGTTCGGAGAAGAGGCGGCGAGCGTGGAGGAAGGGATCGCCATAGCTGGGCCTATGCGAGCTCGACGTTGAGGAGGGAAATgcggacgaagaagaagaagaagaagctgagaaTGGAGAGTGATTTCCGTTTCCTCGGGGAAAATGGCGGGGTCCGGTTCGACCGGGGATCCGGTCGAACCGGCCTGAATTTCCGGTTCTCAATGGTTAAACCGTTCTGAATTGGTTTTGAGGCTATCTTAGAAAATGGTCAGTATCACAACAGTGACAATTtcatccaaattaatttttttaaccattaaaaactccaaactataatatttatgataaatttatattttaaattttttgttaaattgaattaataccaaaaatcaaaaactaaaaaaaatcaattgacatTTATAACTACTGTGctaatcattcaattcaataatttcAAGGCAAAGTTTAATAGAAATCaaagagggtaaatttgtcccCTGTAGTTTATATCCTCTAAATGGAGATCTTGTAACTAAATAGTTATGATTCAATCCAAGGATAGAGATAGatgtattaatttgggatagtttttgataaatttgttacatgtgtattaatttgggatctttcgtgatattaactatataaagaaaaagaaaattacttctTCACCCATATAAAATTGAACCGTTATCTTTCAACATGAATACTTGATTAACGCATGGTTTTGTAATCAAATGGTGcaacttttctattttgttaCAATTTTTGTATGCAGAACAAAAGGGCTTGAGTTTTAGGTAGAATCGGGAATCAAACTGGAAGCGACCAATTCAAGCAACAGTTATTCCAAAATTGACCGGCTTAGTCCCCCAATTCCGAGCTTTTTATGACTAGAGGGTCACAAGGTCAATTTTTGTTTCTAAGTTGGATTGGGAACAAATTTGCCCTGAAATCAATCACCctaattttgattgattgaCTACCAAATCTATAAATTCTTATCTATCCAAGATTTACccatgatttaaaaaatattagattGATTTCAAAGACACACCAAACCaggaatattgatttttttagtttttacagttcatttttaaaagtactttgattttttaaaatcataaaaacttgaaatttcacaaaatacaTACATCTGTAAGTAAATTTTCACATGAAGGCAAAAGAgctcattttgttttttcttaaaCTGAAACAAATGGGGTTACTTACTTTTCGATCTAAAACCTTGCTATGGTTTCTCAATTATAATttgatatatagatatatatgtACACATTCATTTTTACTGGAAAAACTActaattttaacaaaaagtcataaactgttgatatattgaaaattaataaaaagtagCTGACCAGGCGAAGAACTGAGTAAAGGTATTTAATATATTGGTAATTTTACTTCCATAGTATTTGAAAGTGGTTGGTAGCTTTCTGCTTCAACAGTTGAAAGGAAAGCGCCTCAAGCTCAAGAACAGACATCAGATTTCTTGAGCTCCACGAATGGAAATGCTTAAATTTCCACAGgaaaccaaacaaaaaacaatCAATGCAACGTTACTGAAGGGCAGTACTCGTGAAATGCCGTTCAGTAACTACAGCGATCCTTTCCTAAGTTCGAACCAGGTCGGGAAAACGGAACGAATTTGCTTCAGTCCTTTGGAGATTCAAGAGTAATATTAAGCTGTACTTATTGCTATATATACATGCAAACTGTTTGTTTTACAGACAAGAGGAGTTCCAACTAGCATCTACAGCCTTCATGATCCTTTCGTGCAGTTTGGCTCCAGAGCATGCGACTATACCTCGATCCAGACCTTCCAAATAAATACCCTTTGAAAAATCAAGGGGACGTCCCCTCGCATCCGTCACGACACCACCAGCCTCCTGTACTATCACAACTCCGGCAGCGTGGTCCCATATTTTCTCCTTGTAACCCGCCCTTGCGAACTTCATGAAGATCTCAGCATCTCCACGAGCTATGGCTGCATACTTGACCATGCTGTACACGCGCAATGGCTGCTTCCTGCAGAAACAGAGGCATTGTCAAGCATGTAAGCTCTCTCGCCAGTGTGTTCTAATTATTCATAAATCTCTTCTTTCAACACCCGGAGTTCATGGTGCTGGGGGAACATCTGCTTTTCCCATGACCAGATGGGCCTTCTTATGAGTTTTTGGTGTGCCTTAAATCCTAGGGTCTGCTAGTTTGTCATAATCTCAacaattttcttgttttgcagCATTCAGGGAATATCTGTTATTTCGCATTATAAGTTACACATCCTTTATGAATCATTCACTAATGCTTAAGTGGAGCTAAAATGTACTCCATTTCTGTTCATATCACCATGCAAAGCAGTGAACATAGGGGAAGAGACACGTACGCACCTAAGCCCAACACTGTGAGCTAGTCCAGCTGTGAAGGAATGACTTGAATTTGCCTTCTCAACTGGTTCGCAGAACGTTGCTAATGCTGGATTATCAATGGAAGAAACACGAACGGGCACTGCAGCGTTTGGCCACTCTAAACTCTTATTCTTATGGAGCAATGGCTGCATCCAGGCCTCACCACTGCCTTCCCTGGCATAAAGTATGCAACCCCGGTCCCAAGATTCCGACGCCGGTGGGGTCAATTTGGTGATAATCCTATGGTAGCGATGGTGATAGTTTAGCCACTCCTTTTTCATTGGGTAATTGGGGCAGCCAAGAACTCCAAGGACCACTTTCCCATCTTCTATCAGTGAAAGAGCAACAGCGTACTGATCACCACGCACAAACCCCAGTGTACCATCAACAGGGTCTAGCGCCCAAAACTTTCTGTTTAGCCTGCCAGCGGAGTTGCAACGGCCAATAGCCTCGAGCACTTCCTTAGGGCCAAGGTTCCCTTGAGGAGACATAAGCCCGAATCGAGGTGCCTCAGATAGGGCTTCATTGACTGTTTCCACAACCGCTTTCAACAAGCCAGCTCCATCAGCCTTGGAGAGAGCATGCACATCCTCCTCGGCAACAATCGAGACATTGCTAGTTCCGAAAGACTCAGATAACAACAAACTTATTGTAGCTTGCACGCTCCAGTCTGTTTAGATGCAAGATCAAGGGCATTAGCCAAAATACTTGGTGAAGACTGCAACTGCATCATATAAAGCATGAACATGAAGAACTAATGGAACATGTTAAAAGTACACATTGGTTGAGGCCATCAAAAAAATGCCTCTCTCTAGGATCTAAGCAATCAGGAAGCACTTGCTTCTCATAGAGCATAAACAAAGATTATACACAAAAGTAGCATGACGTGACTGGTGCATGCG
This Eucalyptus grandis isolate ANBG69807.140 chromosome 7, ASM1654582v1, whole genome shotgun sequence DNA region includes the following protein-coding sequences:
- the LOC104452704 gene encoding PAP-specific phosphatase HAL2-like, with amino-acid sequence MPISCPRIGGNLPQVVLRQGRCVQFSSNHVAGFISFFSQSHSPSVYSPKNRSHVLKIASPSNFSTSPSHPLMEDPERLSLSSEAGEERYSRELDVAVRAVQIACWICQKVQDTLVFKTNDGNSSGSNDKQVHSKDDNSPVTIADWSVQATISLLLSESFGTSNVSIVAEEDVHALSKADGAGLLKAVVETVNEALSEAPRFGLMSPQGNLGPKEVLEAIGRCNSAGRLNRKFWALDPVDGTLGFVRGDQYAVALSLIEDGKVVLGVLGCPNYPMKKEWLNYHHRYHRIITKLTPPASESWDRGCILYAREGSGEAWMQPLLHKNKSLEWPNAAVPVRVSSIDNPALATFCEPVEKANSSHSFTAGLAHSVGLRKQPLRVYSMVKYAAIARGDAEIFMKFARAGYKEKIWDHAAGVVIVQEAGGVVTDARGRPLDFSKGIYLEGLDRGIVACSGAKLHERIMKAVDASWNSSCL